In the Arachis ipaensis cultivar K30076 chromosome B10, Araip1.1, whole genome shotgun sequence genome, one interval contains:
- the LOC107621659 gene encoding uncharacterized protein LOC107621659 produces MVDHFIVCIDRIIPSTSCLPSPPHHDHVPEQEQACSSSNSSSSNYKRHDDDVVVECRICQEEDQIHFMEAPCSCNGTLKFAHRKCIQKWCNKKGNTICEICNQVFSPNYSLPIVRSNDIIAIDLRQEWERNTDLRVALTSAENQLMQREYEEYAITQTSSIACVRCATLILLIVLLVRQALMVTTNSATRRDSSRMFDFEMSLLQFAGILFPCCAMARSWYLIQNRRRQG; encoded by the exons ATGGTGGACCATTTCATTGTTTGCATTGATCGTATAATACCTTCCACCTCTTGTTTACCATCACCGCCGCACCATGATCATGTTCCAGAACAAGAACAAGCCTGCTCCTCCTCCAATTCTTCCTCTTCAAATTACAAGCGTCACGATGATGATGTGGTTGTGGAGTGTAGAATATGTCAGGAGGAAGATCAAATCCATTTCATGGAGGCCCCTTGTTCCTGTAATGGCACTCTCAAG TTTGCTCATAGAAAGTGCATCCAAAAGTGGTGCAACAAGAAAGGAAATACAATATGTGAAATCTGCAATCAG GTATTTTCACCAAACTATTCTCTTCCAATAGTCAGAAGCAACGACATTATAGCAATTGATCTAAG GCAAGAATGGGAGCGTAATACAGATCTTCGTGTTGCTCTAACATCAGCAGAGAACCAGTTAATGCAAAGAGAATATGAAGAATATGCTATCACACAAACCAGTAGCATCGCTTGCGTCCGCTGTGCCACTCTCATT TTGCTGATAGTCTTGCTTGTACGCCAAGCCTTAATGGTTACAACGAACTCTGCAACCAGGCGCGATTCATCAAGAATGTTTGAT TTTGAGATGTCACTTCTTCAATTTGCCGGCATTCTTTTCCCGTGTTGCGCAATGGCACGTTCCTGGTATCTCATACAGAACAGAAGAAGACAG GGGTAA